ATTCGGATCTAATCCGAAAAGGATCGAACCATCTTATGCAGACCAGCTTCTTGTAAGCGTTTCAGGGGTACCCTTAAAAGCAAAATGCAATTCTGCGGCCCTTGTGGAACTTGACACAAATGCAGGTGCTGCGATCAGTAAGTTAAGGAAGATCCACCCCCCTGCACATGTTGTGATAGTAAGTCCAAGACATGATGCTTTCGAGGAACTCGCAGATAGTTCCGAACTATACCCTGAGTTTGACAGGGCATTCGAAGTATGAGCGCGGCCTGATATAAGCCGCATTATTTCTTTTTTAATTTTTATTCACTCAGCCTTATTGACCAGTGGTCACGATCTGTACTCTGTTCTTCAAAATGTAGCACATACATAGAATTAAAAGCAGATGAACTGATGCAGAAATAACCATTTACCATACCTTAAGGTCAATGAATTTTTAGAACAGAAATTGATGATTGTAAAAGGAATGGGGCCGGGACCGAGAGTCGAACTCGGATCGTAGCCTCCACAGGGCTACAGGATAACCGCTACCCTACCCCGGCACGGAAAATAGGGTGCTTCAGACGAAGCACCTTATACTAGTACTTTTGTTAGATAAACTTTTTGGCTCAAAAACGGACATTGAGGGTTTATTTCAGCCTTTCAATTATAAGATCGGCAACCTGTTTACCTGAGATAAGCATTCCACCAAATACCGGACCCATACGTGGAGCACCAGCCACGGCGTTAGCTGCCATACCATCAACATAGAGATTTGGATAAACTTCCTTTGTGGTATCCACAAGCATGCGCTCTCCAACATCTGCCCACATTGGCTTCTCGCCTACTACACCAAGTTCGCCCAGCTTTGCACCAGGAACCTTGCGCTGCACTGTGTTACAGACAGCTGCCTCATGGCCTGTCCCATCGACAACAACTTTGGCACGTATTGCCAGCGGGTCAACATGGAGTCTACCGATCTCCACAGCAGTCCAGTTGATGACAAGTCCGCATACCTCATCGTTGTCCCTGATCATAACATCCTCAACGTTTACAAGGTTGAATATCTCGGCTCCTGCACTTGTTGCACCACTGATAAGCTTACCAACGGACTCAACGGAATTGGCTATGTAATAACCTTCTTCATATTCATGGTAATCAATACCAAACTCATCCAGAATATGACGTGCTTCTTCCTGCACAACGATACGTGGGAACATCATTCCACCGGCCCACATACCTCCACCGACAGACAATTTCTTCTCATAGATGACTGTTTTTAACCCTGCCTCTGCAAGATACTTCGCAGCGACCAGGTTTGCAGGCCCACCGCCTACAAGCGCCACATCTACTTCCGTATAATCAAGGAATACTTTAGAGAACTCATCTATTATCGCTCTTGAAATTGTGACCTCATCGAGTTTCATATTACTGCCTCATGATAATTAAAATCCAAGTGGTCATTGGATACATGTATCTTAAAGTTATTGGAACCGGCAAAGAGACTGTACAAAACGGATACTTTGAAGAAAAAATATCCCTAAAATAAAATAGAATCAATGGAAAAAGAAGGAAAGTAAGTAGGAATAAAAGTTATGGCTTTTTCAGGGTTACCCAGAACATGCTGCCCTGACCTTCCGGGTTATCAGCAACACCCACCTTACCCTCATGAAGCTCGACGATCCTCTTCACAATAGCAAGACCAAGTCCTGTACCTTTGATATTCCCTTTATCCAGCCTCTTGAAACGTTCAAAGACAAGTTCTTTGTCCCCATCAAGGATACCAAAACCCTGGTCCATTACCCTGACCTTCCATTCATTTCCAAGGTCATCTATTCCCAGACTAACAAGGGTTCCCTGGGGGCTATACTTAATTGCATTTGATACGAGGTTCACAAAGACCTGTTCGATCATAGGGTCTGCAAGTACAGAAAAGGAGCCATCAAATTCCATATTTAATTCGATGGAATTCTCTTCCATTTGTGGTTCAAGGGTTTGAACAACATTCCCCAGAACCTCAGCCAGGTCCATGGGCTTCAATCGAACTTCAGAAACAGACTCAACCTTTGCAAAAGTTGCTGCACTGCTTATCATGGTGATCAGCTTATCATTAGTACGCTTTATTGACTGGAGCATACGAAGATCATCTTCCTGAAGTTTACCCCTTTTTATGAGAATATCGGTAAAACCTTTTACAGCACCTGCCGGGTTCATCAGGTCATGCCTGATTATATCGATGAAGAGATCCTTCAGTTCATTAGAATGCTCAAGCTCTTCTGCATATTCTTTCAGTGCGATCTCAGTCCTCATGCGTTCCGTGATATCCTCACCGGAGGTAAGAATACCTGTTACATCCCCATTCTTATCTGTAAGAAGGGAATTGTGCCAGCTTATCAGTCTTTCTTCCCCATCAGCATTAATGAGGGGATTTTCACAGTATTCAAATGTACCAATGTCACCATTGAGAATCCTGGAGAACATAGTTTTTGCAGATTCCAGATCCTTTTCCGGAAGGAAGGAATCAAACCAATTCTTTCCAAGGACATCCTCCTCATTTCTGCCAAGTACCTCACAGCCTTTCCTGTTAACAAGGGTTACATTCTGATCCTTATCCAGCGCCAGAAGGATCGCACCTGCAACATCAAGATAGTTCTGTGCCTGATCGCGCTCCGCTACAAGGCTGTTATGCAATTGTTTTATCTTTATGAGAGACTTTACTCTCGTTTCCAGTTCAAGCCTGTCAACGGGTTTTGAAAGGAAATCATCCGCCCCGGCTTCAATACTCATTATCTTGTCATTCTTTCCGGAAAGGGCAGTCACCATGACGACAGGAATGAACTGGTAAAGAGGATCACTTTTCAGGGCTTTACAAACATCAAACCCACTTAAATCCGGCATCATTACATCCAGAAGGACAAGATCTATATCCTCAGTCCTTATCTTTTCAAGTCCTTCTGCCCCACCATAAGCACAGACAACATCATAATCCCCG
This genomic stretch from Methanococcoides sp. LMO-2 harbors:
- a CDS encoding DUF356 domain-containing protein, giving the protein MKSFAVIRAEDPNKIKIALHDLEHYGSMKFGSNPKRIEPSYADQLLVSVSGVPLKAKCNSAALVELDTNAGAAISKLRKIHPPAHVVIVSPRHDAFEELADSSELYPEFDRAFEV
- a CDS encoding sulfide-dependent adenosine diphosphate thiazole synthase encodes the protein MKLDEVTISRAIIDEFSKVFLDYTEVDVALVGGGPANLVAAKYLAEAGLKTVIYEKKLSVGGGMWAGGMMFPRIVVQEEARHILDEFGIDYHEYEEGYYIANSVESVGKLISGATSAGAEIFNLVNVEDVMIRDNDEVCGLVINWTAVEIGRLHVDPLAIRAKVVVDGTGHEAAVCNTVQRKVPGAKLGELGVVGEKPMWADVGERMLVDTTKEVYPNLYVDGMAANAVAGAPRMGPVFGGMLISGKQVADLIIERLK
- a CDS encoding response regulator codes for the protein MTGGTLPKILIVDDEPLNVELMEVYLSGDYDVVCAYGGAEGLEKIRTEDIDLVLLDVMMPDLSGFDVCKALKSDPLYQFIPVVMVTALSGKNDKIMSIEAGADDFLSKPVDRLELETRVKSLIKIKQLHNSLVAERDQAQNYLDVAGAILLALDKDQNVTLVNRKGCEVLGRNEEDVLGKNWFDSFLPEKDLESAKTMFSRILNGDIGTFEYCENPLINADGEERLISWHNSLLTDKNGDVTGILTSGEDITERMRTEIALKEYAEELEHSNELKDLFIDIIRHDLMNPAGAVKGFTDILIKRGKLQEDDLRMLQSIKRTNDKLITMISSAATFAKVESVSEVRLKPMDLAEVLGNVVQTLEPQMEENSIELNMEFDGSFSVLADPMIEQVFVNLVSNAIKYSPQGTLVSLGIDDLGNEWKVRVMDQGFGILDGDKELVFERFKRLDKGNIKGTGLGLAIVKRIVELHEGKVGVADNPEGQGSMFWVTLKKP